Part of the Vigna angularis cultivar LongXiaoDou No.4 chromosome 1, ASM1680809v1, whole genome shotgun sequence genome, CTTTTGTGTGTGTTGTAGATATTGTAGTATTACATGTTCCTTAtcttttttattcacttttgtCATTCATTTTTGTTATTCTTTAGATGTAGTCAATGTTGGTATTTAACGAGCACATAGcataatgtttttgtttaatCTTTAGTTCATTggatttataatatgattttattcattttttaaggGTTATTTTCGTTTGATAAGCATAGAACAATAAAATGGTTATCGATTAAACAAAAATagcattttttttgtttattaaatttgttttatcttttaatttttacgAGGTTTTTCCTTTTGATGAgcagaaaacaagaaaatagtttttatgCAACAAAAAGTAATAGttgtttaatcttttatttattaaatttattttatactttaatttgtTTATCTTCAATTTTAGGGAATTTtcgtatttttttcttaattaagaaacatgaaataaattaagaaaatttaatcacgaatatattttttatttagataattaCTAAATCCATTTatcttctatttaaaatttctttctaatctcatttattttacttttatatttattatactttttttaaatcttatgCTTCACACAAGTGAGTGAGTTCTCAAATAAATttcgagtttttttttttgtctaattaTGAACCTTAATACatttttcttctacttttttttcttcatagtgCCTCATTATtagaaaactatattttaaaatatataatttataacatttttcaaattatatactttaaaattatttatgatatattttagattatagattatataattcaaaaatttatattatctgTAATAATTTTGCATGTGTAAAAAGGAAATTTTGCCGTTTTACTAGAGGACTTTTACATGAGGAATTGGAACATATTTATTCATGTCCTGGTTGTCATATCTCAATAAAACGCATCCAAAATCCCATCTGAGTGGACACCAAGTGTCAAACAAAGGAAATCTGGAAATCAGAAAGTGGGAGGCAGGTGTGAGCAGTTGAGTGGTCGTTCGTCTTTGACGGTAGAAGTAAAAATTGAGTTTCAAAAATTTACgtcactctctgcatgcaaccatcttcttcaaccttctgagtttccattttctcctccttctctctagacttcttcatcttctctctaagaaacactcattttctcttctccgatcaccactcaggcaccATTTCTACTCTTCCGGTGTAGAGGGCGtccgtttgaaccgatcagtttcggATTCTAGGCTGGTAAGTTCCTCTCTCTTAGCCGAGTGGTTTGTCTGTGCATGCAAACTCAGTTTCGGTTACATGAGTTTCTTAAACCTTTTCTGAACACTTTCCTGGTCTTTCATTTGGCTAGTTTTGTAAAGCACGATCGTAGTCTTCTAAGAAATTGGTGGTGAGCTTTTTTGTTCAAgttgtgaacgttcggtcacgttagaggtaagggaagcttatataatttgattgaatGTTCATTTTAAGTTCGTCTTGAATGGATGCATGTTCGTTGAGttgctgaatgaatatgatgatTGATATGTcttgattgtatgaagtatgaagatttactatgatatgaatgtatgattttatgaaaatagaagttgagaaatgaattgatataaaCAATTCTAAGTACGTGAttccatatgaaaatttatgttcGTCACTGAATGGTCTTTAACCGTTCAGTTTTCCTGTGGACTtggttggaactggattctttcatttggaaagaattctagttgaggacgagcgtcttcgttcTGTAATATCTTTATATAAGTGTTCAACTAAGGATCTTCATTCCTTGGTGTTTGATGGTAAAcctaagtatatctatatgtaattgtatatcTCGTTCATTTTTTAATACTAGTTAAATGATATCCTATATTTATCAAGCATTTATTCTATAAGTCtagtagtgctcagtcttacaTCAGACGCTCATTCTCCTTTCTATAATATATCTTGATAATAAGAACAttcgtccaaactcaatagGGTTCACTCTTTATGGTGCTCGGTCTTCAACTgacattttgattttttttctggatgtttaactcattcaaaagcTAAGTATATATTGACGTTCGACTTCTTCACAGGATTCCGTTAAGTACCATTATTGGATGTCCTACAGTGTCTGTCTCAATTGGTTTCaacctagagtcttagtactcggcctaggcttgtTGGCGTTCGGTCTAACTCTCGTGAGTCAGCTCATCCAATTGGCTCACCTAGTAAATAACGTTTAGTTCTATTCGTCCTcgagaaatattattgtaatcagTCTATTTCTTAACCCGATATTCACTCCCTCGGTTTTGATCTGTTTTGGAACTGGATACCTTTGGTCTCActccaagcgttcggtcttgtttagAGTTGAAGTTTAACGTTCGACATTTGGTATCCTAAGAgatctttattcaaattggtCCCGTTGAGgtcttattaatgaaagatgatggaatatgatataGATGATATGACTTTggttatgaacgagtattccggggaggaatatctcatgaatgtacctgggaattggtaaagtatgaatgtgggcatgctaagctggcggttcatcctgatattcgtgattactcgtttctcacgtagagaagggtaagtcatgtgtgagaatggtaggaggtcctcgtccttatggttaatttggacggaacggactaacctcgggtggcagctgttaagggtatcccagttactacatcacccgggtgcacgaacgtcgtagctacacagaattcatacagtccggacagtgtgagtctagtattaggctttgcatgtaaaagtgaatgaattatctcgtttatttgaattgtgtgaaatctatgttgatacttgaattgaattacataagcttaccctacttCCTGTATcgtctgttttgtacgttcggtatGTGTGTCTTTCTGTTGCagtgatcatccgtgtggatgtgagcaaaaGGAGAAACgttgctggaagaggcgctgaaagaaaaaaatttggtAGAGGTAGATGTTAAGGTCGAACAGTAGAATCCGTTCGGCCATCTActgttttcttgttttagaTGACCGTTCGATATAAgtgttttgtaaaccgttcggtctaggtTTGTATATTTGTATAGTTTTAATCCCTTGctattttgtaaggtcgttcggccataaccgtACGTTCTATCATTTGTAAAAACTGATATGCATTATTATGAATGCGATGTTCCTATTATATGGGTTTGCACTATAtttttttggaatgttacactagtctaattcaaaaattaaattagccACATGGATGAATTTCACTGGAACCTAgttaaaattcaacataactTGTTTGCATAATATGGTAATATTAACATTACACATGCATGAaggaaaattgaattatatttactttaCAACACCAATTGAGTAATGGTAGGTTtagttaaaaggaaaaatattcagaaattttacattaataatatataatgcaAAATACAAATGCtgaaactaaaataaagtaTACAGTAGGAAGTGGTTAGAGCGTGGCGTGACATATTAttggaaataatatttatttaagaaaaaaaaaaaagagagttgtGCTGAGACAGCTGGAGACAGGCTGGAGACAACATGTGTGTATGATTTGGAATTTGGAACAACACAGCACAACACAACACACAACACAGGGAGAGTCATTGGATTCTCATTTCTTACTTCTCCTTCATCCTTTCTCATCTTCTAGATCCATCAAATCCAACACTCTCACCTAAGTTCTCCATTCCTTCTTTCTATCATTTCTTGCTTCCTcaccctttttttctttcattttccagTCCTCTAATACAAACCCATTTCAATTTTGATTCAACCAACCAAGTTTCAGATTCGCTAGCTTAGTTTGTTACTTACTTAAGTTATTGTTTTGTATTCCTCTGTCAGAGTCAGAATCAAGTTTATGTTCAAACCCAGTTACTGCTCACCCtttactctttcttttattcaaCTTCACCCCAATCAATCATTCATGCAAATATGTTGCCTGCTtaatcaaacaatttttttcttctgaaataCAAGTTATACACCAAGTGAAATTCCATGTTCTGTTGTTAAAGTATCAAGTAATTTTGTTCCAATTTTACgtatttgcttttattttcttaggtACTTGGCAGCACACATGTTCTGAGGTAGATGGGGTCTCGTTGCCATTCGGCCACGTGAAAGGGAGCTAGTTGTTCAGTTGGAGTCATAATGAATGTCTGATCTGTGTTCCGTCATTGTCTTCTATCATTAATACCGAGACTCCGAGCGTGTTAAAGTGGAATTctgaaaagaattttttttatccatgcTATCAGAGAGCATGCTTGGAATCTGTAATTCGGGTAATGCCCCTGACGAGATTTGCTGCCGATGCATTCAGTGTGGTCACAATTTGTTTGGTAGCCATATTGCTTATTCTGGGCTTGATGTGCATTGCATACTCATTTTACTTTAGGTCTCGTATTAATAATCGGGGTTTTGTTCAGCTGAGTTATTTTAGTGGTCCTTGGATCATCAGAATAGCATTTATCTTGTTTGCAATCTGGTGGGGTCTTGGTGAGATTATTCGGTTAAGTTTGTTAAGACGTGCCCTTCACTTAAAATGGCAGGAAACGATCTGCAAATGCTACATTGTATCAAATCTGGGGTTTGCAGAACCCTGTCTCTTCCTCACACTAGTGTTTCTCCTCCGTGCACCCTTACAGACGTTGGATACTGGAATTATGAACAGAAAATGGAATGGGAAGACAGCCGGCTATATTCTGCTATACTGCTTCCCAATCTTTGTTCTTCAACTTTTTGTCATTTTGGTTGGACCTCACCTAAACAAGAATAACAATGGTTCTGGAGAAAAGTTGCCTCATTATTTTACAAGTACAGCTACTGCCTCTTCAATTACTGAGGAACATGACATCGCCCTCTGTACTTACCCTTTACTCAGTACTCTTTTCCTTGGCCTTTTCGCCATTATCCTCACCTCCTACCTTTTTTGGCTTGGAAGTAGGATTTTGAAGTTAGTTATTAATAAGGGATTGCAGAAGAGGATTTACACACTGATACTCTCAGTTTCAGGTTTCCTTCCATTAAGGGTTCTTTTCCTTGGTTTATCTGTTTTATCTGGACCTGAGCATTTTATGTTTGAAGCCTTTGCTTTCTTGGCTTTTCTTGCCCTTGTGTGTTGTGCTGGGGTGTGCATGTGCATGCTTGTGTATCGTCCAGTTGCAGATAGTTTGGCGCTGGGAAACTTGCTAGATTTAGATGCTTGGAGACTGAATGTTGATTGTAATGATACCATGTCTCTTATTGCTAATCATGGTCACCAAGAAGATAATGATATTGAAGGGAACAGTCCAACTCCCCGTCCCACTCAATGCAGGTATTCTGATGCATCAACTAAAGGTGGTTCAATTTCATTTCGGACATCGGAAAGGGATAGGGATAGGGACAGCAAGTTTGTTGAACTAAGCCTATTCTCTCCCACCCAAACGGATTTCTTTGCCTGAATTGTCATTATTCGTGCCAAAGGAAACCAAATGAGCAACTCTCTAATTCTTGTTTTGTCTCCTAATTCCAACTGTAGCTTATTTGCTTTAGAATTTGTAGtgagtaatattttatttctttccggTACCCTCCATCTCCACAATTTTCTAAGTTTCTATTCTATCTGAAAGGATTGAATACATTtggcttaattttacatttacttttttttttatcatggttatttcttgaatttggtttcttcagtttttgttttaattatcttCATTTATAAGTTTTGgtttcttattaattttaattatctagTAATTTCATTCACTAGTGGGAATGTCAGATGCAATAATAAGGAAATTGTTATCCCAGAAGTAGGCGATCATTGGAGGACCACACGTGTGAGACGGCTAACATAATCAATGATTGATCCCTTTGAAAGGGAAGGTTTCTCACAATTAGGTGATGATCTATTTGTAAGAGAGGTTGGGTATTGCAGAATTAAAAGGGCAATTTATTGTTGGAAATACTTCTTCTAGATGgtcattattaataattttttaggcCAGTGATGATTTATCACGAAGTTGATGTGAATACATTTAATACTTAGCACACTTTTCAAggtaacttaaataaataataaaaatttgtcgACCAAGTCAAAGTTATGAATTTTCTAAAACAAGTCGTGGACAAAACGATGGAAGACCAAAACCACGTATTGAAAACATAagatacatataaatataataattatgataaaaatattagtaatcaaatttaacttttatttattttcagaaattcaatttttttatttctaaatttaagttaattcttttaatttttattatatataattttctcataaattgattattttaattttgtaatgttatttttaaaattttaaactatataaaaaagaacatttcaagaaatattaaaaacagtgtaataattaaatatttttataaaaataaaagaaacaataataaatgaaaagtaataataataataaattgcattaaaatatctaataatgacTATTGAATGAAGATTGATAATAAGCTTAgttaaattactaaaaatttCATCTCaccatttaatatttaaaacatacaactatatttttaatgtaattattacaTCTGTTAAGTTTACTTAGGCGCgcatttatgaaaaaaaaaagtataagtaGAGAGGGACGATTAGCAGATCCCATATCTAATTCAACGTACTGGTTAAGTAAAGAAAACGCAAGGCAAGGGAAGATGGGAGACAACAAGTGTTCTACCAGAAAGGTTAATTTTATACTACCCATCTCATCATGCCACATTCATTCTACTAACATCTCTTTTTGTTTCATGTCCGCTAAAGGCTCACCCACCCAATCCTCCTTCACTTACATGGCACCGAAAATTGAACTCCCATGGAAATTACTCATCCGAAATCTCCTTATGTTTCAAAGATATTGTTCATCTGGTAAGGCTATTCATGTAACAATGTTTGAAAGAGATCGCACCATAAACCTTCATTCTGCATCCCATTAACTCCTCCTTATTGCTTATCTCACTCCCAACACCTTTTTTTTTCGACTTCAATTTGCTGTTAATCATACTCAAgttctttcaaatatttatgaaatgttgacATCTCATGCAATCCTACCCTATAAGACAATTTAAATCTCAGGGACTCTGTTCTTGATTTCTGTTTTAGGACAAGACAGTTCAGTGTCACCTCCCCTTTCATATACTTTGATGCTCTGCAATATTATCCCTATTGGGTATATCATATATCAACTCTATCGTTTTTTTCCCCAcctattatatttaaaaattaggaGCATCGGGAATTTGACGAGGCTATTTTTTGATTTGGTAGGCTCCTATTGGCTATCGCTTATGGCATTATTGTCGGGAAGAAGCTGCCAAAGGAAGGGTAATCTTATTTTGTCTATGAATTTCTATCATATATCGATTAGTGCGATGAAGAATCCATCTGATTATTTTTCTCTGACCGTTTTCTGCGTTTATTTGTTGTTTCTATCTTTCTTGCACAGATTGGAATGATTGATCCTTTTGCCAAGCGTAGCACGACATTTTGTCATGGTGTTCCTTTGGGAGGTATAGGgtaagtctttttttttttttttttataaagcaAGTATGCAAAAACATCGCTATGCTGGCTACAATCCCAAGTAACCGCACATTCTAGCCAGTAACAATCATATGCAGTATCTCtacctaaatattttaaataaacaaagaaacaaTACATACAAAAGTGGGGGGCCACGCCAAAACCCCTGAAAAAACCTAAAACTAGGAAGACCAAATCGGTCTCTGAAGAAATCACGAGAAACCATTGAAGGAATCCCAACCCTTCCAAAAACTACCCAAGTTTCTAATACCACGTGATGCAAgcaaatattcatatttatttctttctctatGAATATAAGCTATTGGGTAagtcttcaatcttgaattaAGTAACATTTCTCTTCCATGTGCTCAAGCTAAAAGATAATCACAAGATTAAATTAACCATCCTTGTGATATGATCCTTTTAATGTTACCTTCAACTAATTAGGTTATGGGTTTTTGATTTGAAATATTGCAGTTGTAGTATAAAACATGTACATATTGTGCGTGGAAAATGTGATATCGTTTATTGGCTTGATATTACCACAGGTGCCAATTGGATTTATGTTTAAAATGTCGAtaggtatatttttatttctagttaTACCAATCATATAATAAGTTATAATCACATTACATTTGTCCaaacacacactcacacacgaGTCATCTTGATGATATCAAGAGTGTGGTTTTGGGGAAAAAACTATTCTACCTATTTAGGCATTGCTCATTAAATAGTAATTCAGTAACTGTACAAGGGAGAAATTATAGGGCCACATTAATGAAATGTACAGCATATTTATGGGGAAATAACTCAGGCTACTAAAATAATAGtgataaaatggtaaaaatcatttaatgaTATGTGACAACCTGAATATTACGATGTTAACATCATCATTATTATCCAATTTATATTAGCTTGAGAACATTTTGGATAATTTGGgtaaataatattcaattttttattttcttttgacaaACTGATGTCCAGAGCTGGAAGTATTGGAAGAAGTTTCAGAGGTGAATTTCAGCGTTGGCAACTATTCCCTGTAGTATGTGAAGAGAAACCAGTTTTAGCAAATCAGTTTTCTGTAAGTTTTACTCATTCTCCTTGATCAGGAAGATACCTTTCtactttattttaaacatttctGGCAATCCGAGCGGTCTGATACTGTCTGTGTTCCCttgaaatatgaaatttgaTATTCTATATTCAGACCTTAGATACAATGATACCAGAATTTGCATGTCAATGTAACAATGTGATGTTTATTCACACTGTGATAAGCAAAACAGTGTCCAATCTTTTTTACTAGTTCAGTaaattgaattgtttatcaACAATGCACATTATAGTTATAATGCAGGCTGTGATATCTTAATGTTTTGTGAGTAACATCTATGTGTATCTCTCCCGTTTCTTATTTATCTTTCacactacttttttttttcctaaatctTTTTAAGTAGATTTTTCTTCGTAATGGAAGAAATAAGCATTATTTTGTCTTAGGAGGTGGTTCTGTTCCCATTTGAGCATAATACTTACATAAATACCACTGCCTTAAAGGATAAACTATAAAGGAAAGTTTGATCACTGTTTCTATATGATAGGTCTCCTCACATAAAAGGCCTTAATGCTTGAAATGTGGACAAAAAGAACATGTGCATAACTACCTGATGccgacactaaacagttgtcTCCAATCTGCACTGAACATAACGACAAAACTTGGGGTTGTAATTAAGGATTAGGTGCTATACCAT contains:
- the LOC108323926 gene encoding uncharacterized protein LOC108323926, encoding MPLTRFAADAFSVVTICLVAILLILGLMCIAYSFYFRSRINNRGFVQLSYFSGPWIIRIAFILFAIWWGLGEIIRLSLLRRALHLKWQETICKCYIVSNLGFAEPCLFLTLVFLLRAPLQTLDTGIMNRKWNGKTAGYILLYCFPIFVLQLFVILVGPHLNKNNNGSGEKLPHYFTSTATASSITEEHDIALCTYPLLSTLFLGLFAIILTSYLFWLGSRILKLVINKGLQKRIYTLILSVSGFLPLRVLFLGLSVLSGPEHFMFEAFAFLAFLALVCCAGVCMCMLVYRPVADSLALGNLLDLDAWRLNVDCNDTMSLIANHGHQEDNDIEGNSPTPRPTQCRYSDASTKGGSISFRTSERDRDRDSKFVELSLFSPTQTDFFA